AAAGGTGATTCGCACGTAGACTTCAGTCTTATGGCTATATCCGGCGATATATCCGGGCTTCAATTTAATGCCTTTAAAAATCCTTTCTGCTATTTCGTCTAAACCCAATCCGGCCCTCTTAACTATTTTATGTGAGTTGATCCTCCCTCTTTTGTCTAATTGAGCATGGATGATTGTCGTGCCCTCAATATTCGAGATAATATAGATATCGTCAATGTCATGAGTAACGGATTCGATAATATGCGGTTTTTCAATCTCAATATGCAATCTGTAATGGGCATTTATGTTATCAATGGTATATTTTTTTGATGCATCCTCATAATTAAACATTGTGTTAACTGAGGTTCTATATGGGCGTTCTATTATTTCATCCTCTAATATAATGCTTTGCAGGGCGCAATTTCCGATAAATAATAATACCAATAGAATTC
This genomic window from Spirochaetota bacterium contains:
- a CDS encoding energy transducer TonB, whose product is MRILLVLLFIGNCALQSIILEDEIIERPYRTSVNTMFNYEDASKKYTIDNINAHYRLHIEIEKPHIIESVTHDIDDIYIISNIEGTTIIHAQLDKRGRINSHKIVKRAGLGLDEIAERIFKGIKLKPGYIAGYSHKTEVYVRITFVGKKRL